aaaaaaaaaacattgcggATTATTAAGGCAGGTGTGGCAATAAAGGTATAAAATGATGGAAGTGAGATATCAAACCCGTCAGTCACTTTTGATCGCTGAGCGATTACATCAAAAGATGAAGTTGAGCTTCATTTCAATATTGGTACAAAATAAATTCTATAATCTAATTGTGTCAAATAACTAAATGTTCATTTCGATTTCGACAGTTTGTTTTGGTGTTGGCAGGATCGGCGAAATCGAATGAAAGCCGTCAGAAGCGTTTcattcttttgaaaaagataATGCAGATGGGTGGCGCTGCTGGAAGTTCCAACATCTTTCAGGACGAGACTCCACCGCCTCCTGTTCCAACGTGTCCCAACATTTAcattcaacagcagcaaccacAACCGAATTATACGCCGGCTTACAATCCACCGGCGTACAATACACCAGCGTACAATCCACCGGCGTACAATACACCAGCGTACAATACACCTGCGTACGAGTACACGACGCAACCCAACGTGTACACTTCACCCCCTCCGCCAAGTTACGCTC
This sequence is a window from Daphnia pulicaria isolate SC F1-1A chromosome 7, SC_F0-13Bv2, whole genome shotgun sequence. Protein-coding genes within it:
- the LOC124350001 gene encoding proline-rich protein 3-like, translating into MMEVRYQTRQSLLIAERLHQKMKLSFISILFVLVLAGSAKSNESRQKRFILLKKIMQMGGAAGSSNIFQDETPPPPVPTCPNIYIQQQQPQPNYTPAYNPPAYNTPAYNPPAYNTPAYNTPAYEYTTQPNVYTSPPPPSYALPSPSTYTYVPSTPSPPQSRYEQQPSYLQMPPIYKQPNPSYVPEQSYNPPVQSSPSSYQSPLVQFHMFQK